In Pyrus communis chromosome 1, drPyrComm1.1, whole genome shotgun sequence, the following are encoded in one genomic region:
- the LOC137742527 gene encoding heat shock factor protein HSF30-like, with amino-acid sequence MDRVLVKEEEVVTCTVGSSSSSSSSFSPQPIEGLHEVGPPPFLTKTFEMVEDPSTDAIVSWSKARNSFVVWDYHKFSATLLPRYFKHSNFSSFIRQLNTYGFRKVDPDRWEFANEGFLGGQRHLLKTIKRRRHVSQNIQQEAGGGACVELGQYGVETELERLKRDRNILMTEILKLRQQQQNSREQVMAMEGRLLTTEKKQQQMMTFLAKALNNPSFLQNLAEKNAKNRALHGIGRKRRLAASPSLESLQEAPRIDVVDYSASQDQGELATMEPDIENFFSTAALDNESSSGFKDPKPSLVTTSTGGGNLDSVDETIWEELWSDDLIGGNPEEEAAAVGEESEVDVEVEDLVAEPADWGGGGAVGHL; translated from the exons ATGGATAGAGTGTTGGTGAAAGAGGAGGAGGTTGTGACATGCACCGTCGGCTCATCGTCTTCGTCGTCCTCAAGCTTCTCGCCGCAGCCAATAGAGGGGCTGCACGAGGTGGGTCCGCCGCCGTTTCTCACGAAGACGTTCGAAATGGTGGAGGATCCTTCCACGGACGCCATTGTTTCCTGGAGCAAAGCTCGCAACAGCTTCGTTGTGTGGGACTATCACAAGTTCTCCGCCACTCTTCTTCCTCGATACTTCAAGCACAGTAACTTCTCCAGCTTCATTCGTCAGCTCAATACATAT GGTTTCAGAAAGGTTGATCCGGACCGATGGGAATTCGCAAACGAGGGTTTTCTAGGAGGGCAGAGGCATTTGCTGAAGACCATTAAGAGGAGGAGACATGTCTCGCAGAATATTCAACAAGAAGCCGGAGGAGGAGCTTGTGTTGAATTGGGGCAGTATGGAGTGGAAACCGAGCTTGAAAGACTGAAAAGAGACCGAAACATTTTGATGACGGAGATTTTGAAGTTGAGGCAGCAACAACAAAATTCAAGGGAGCAAGTCATGGCAATGGAGGGCCGGTTGCTGACCACGGAGAAAAAACAGCAGCAGATGATGACTTTCCTTGCTAAAGCACTTAATAATCCATCTTTTCTCCAAAACCTAGCTGAGAAGAATGCCAAGAATAGGGCACTGCACGGTATTGGTAGAAAGCGGAGACTGGCTGCTAGTCCCAGTCTGGAGAGTCTGCAAGAAGCGCCTAGAATCGACGTTGTGGACTACTCTGCAAGCCAGGATCAGGGAGAGTTGGCAACTATGGAACCAGATATTGAGAACTTTTTCTCAACTGCTGCATTGGACAATGAATCAAGCAGTGGTTTCAAAGACCCCAAACCGAGCTTAGTAACCACAAGTACTGGTGGAGGCAACTTGGATTCTGTTGATGAGACCATATGGGAGGAGCTGTGGAGTGATGACCTCATTGGTGGCAACCCGGAGGAGGAAGCTGCTGCGGTGGGCGAGGAATCAGAAGTCGACGTTGAGGTGGAGGATTTGGTTGCAGAGCCTGCAGATTGGG GCGGAGGAGGAGCCGTCGGACACCTGTGA
- the LOC137719922 gene encoding glutaredoxin-C6-like — protein MQGLRRCSNDVVNLGLSPAPTPPSPPPPPPPNHSSSTLSIDVAESAETRIRRLISEHPVIIFSRNSCCMCHVMKKLLATLGVHPTVIELDDDEIAALPHDDQEQQQACSTPPAVFIGGTCVGGLESLVALHLSGHLVPKLVQVGALWEK, from the exons ATGCAAGGCCTACGGCGTTGCTCCAACGACGTCGTCAACCTCGGCCTATCCCCCGCCCCGACCCCGCCctccccaccccctccccctcccccaaaCCATTCTTCTTCCACCCTCTCCATCGACGTCGCCGAGTCCGCTGAGACCCGCATCCGCCGCCTCATCTCCGAGCACCCCGTCATCATCTTCAGCCGAAACTCCTGCTGCATGTGCCATGTCATGAAGAAGCTCCTCGCCACTCTTGGCGTCCACCCCACCGTCATCGAATTGGACGATGACGAGATCGCTGCTCTCCCCCACGACGACCAAGAACAACAACAGGCTTGTAGTACTCCGCCCGCCGTCTTCATCGGAGGCACGTGCGTCGGCGGCCTCGAGTCCCTCGTCGCCCTCCACCTCAGCGGCCACCTCGTCCCTAAACTCGTCCAAGTCGGTGCCCTCTGG GAGAAATAG